One window from the genome of Choloepus didactylus isolate mChoDid1 chromosome 2, mChoDid1.pri, whole genome shotgun sequence encodes:
- the ENO1 gene encoding LOW QUALITY PROTEIN: alpha-enolase (The sequence of the model RefSeq protein was modified relative to this genomic sequence to represent the inferred CDS: substituted 1 base at 1 genomic stop codon): protein MSILKIFAREIFDSRGNPTVEVDLFTQKGLFRAAVPSGASAGIYEALELRDNDKTRYMGKGVSKAVEHINKTIAPALVSKKLNVVEQEKIDKLMIEMDGTENKSKFGANAILGVSLAVCKAGAVEKGVPLYRHIADLAGNSEVILPVPAFNVINGGSHAGNKLAMQEFMILPIGAANFREAMRIGAEVYHNLKNVIKEKYGKDATNVGDEGGFAPNILENKEALELIKNAVGKAGYSDKVVIGMDVAASEFFKNGKYDLDFKSPDDHSRYISPDKLADLYKSFIRDYPVVSIEDPFDQDDWEAWKNFTASAGIQVVGDDLTVTNPKRIAKAASEKSCNCLLLKVNQIGSVTESLQACKLAQSNGXGVMVSHRSGETEDTFIADLVVGLCTGQIKTGAPCRSERLAKYNQLLRIEEELGSKAKFAGRQFRNPLAK, encoded by the exons ATGTCTATTCTCAAGATCTTTGCCAGAGAGATATTCGACTCTCGTGGAAATCCCACCGTCGAAGTGGATCTCTTCACCCAAAAAG GGCTCTTCAGAGCTGCTGTGCCCAGTGGTGCCTCAGCTGGTATCTATGAGGCCCTTGAGCTCCGGGACAATGACAAGACACGCTACATGGGGAAAG GTGTCTCAAAGGCTGTTGAGCACATCAATAAAACTATTGCACCTGCCCTGGTTAGCAAG aaactgAACGTCGTGGAGCAGGAGAAGATTGACAAACTGATGATCGAGATGGACGGAACTGAAAATAAAT CTAAGTTTGGTGCGAATGCCATTCTGGGCGTGTCCCTTGCTGTCTGCAAGGCTGGAGCCGTGGAGAAGGGGGTGCCCCTGTACCGTCACATTGCTGACCTGGCTGGCAATTCAGAAGTCATCCTGCCAGTTCCC GCTTTCAACGTGATCAATGGTGGCTCTCACGCGGGCAACAAGCTGGCCATGCAGGAGTTCATGATCCTCCCAATCGGCGCAGCCAACTTCAGGGAGGCCATGCGCATCGGAGCAGAGGTTTACCACAACCTGAAGAATGTCATCAAGGAGAAGTACGGGAAAGATGCCACCAACGTGGGGGATGAAGGTGGATTTGCACCCAACATCCTGGAGAATAAAGAAG CTCTGGAGCTGATTAAAAACGCAGTTGGCAAAGCTGGTTACAGCGACAAGGTTGTGATTGGCATGGATGTCGCTGCCTCTGAGTTCTTCAAGAATGGGAAGTATGACCTGGACTTCAAGTCTCCTGATGACCACAGCAGGTACATCTCACCTGACAAACTGGCAGACCTGTACAAGTCCTTCATCAGGGACTACCCAG TGGTGTCCATCGAAGACCCCTTTGACCAGGATGACTGGGAAGCTTGGAAGAATTTCACGGCGAGTGCAGGGATCCAGGTGGTGGGGGATGATCTCACGGTGACCAATCCGAAGCGAATTGCCAAGGCTGCGAGCGAGAAGTCGTGTAACTGCCTCCTGCTCAAAGTGAACCAGATCGGCTCCGTGACCGAGTCCCTTCAGGC GTGCAAGCTGGCCCAGTCCAACGGCTGAGGTGTCATGGTGTCGCATCGCTCCGGGGAGACTGAAGACACCTTCATCGCCGACCTGGTGGTGGGGCTCTGCACTGGGCAG ATCAAGACAGGTGCACCTTGTCGATCTGAGCGCTTGGCCAAGTACAACCAGCTCCTCAG AATTGAAGAGGAGCTGGGCAGCAAGGCCAAGTTTGCTGGCAGGCAGTTCCGAAACCCCCTAGCCAAGTAA